The DNA window AGCCCCTCCATCCGTCCTGCCCTGGAGTTCTGGTGTGCCCAGTCAATGGCCTGAGCACCTCTcatttgctctgagagtcagctgGAACTGGAGATGCCTGTACTATTAGCCTGAGGTAGGAGGCGACACCAGCAACTCACAGCACTGGGTGACAGCGCCCGCGGTGGTCAGGTCGCGGTATTCTCGGTACATGTTGTGGGTGCCACTACGGGAGTCGTAGCGCAGCCAGATACCAAAGTTCTTCACCCGCAGCGGGGACTTCTCAAACACCTGCCAAGGCAAGGGGTGGTCAGCATGAGGTGCAAATGGCAAGAAGGCTCACCCGGGTCCTTAGTCCTGCCTCGGAAAGACAGCCCAACCCCCCCGGGGGGCCAGACTCTGGAGCAGCAGTTTCCAAGTCTTGCTCCTCTAGGCACCCTCAGGGGGCATGCTAAGTAAGGAAAGCACCCCAAAAGCCCAGTATAGAAAGGGTTCAGGCAGGGCTGCCTCCTAGCACACACGGACACAGCTGTGGACAGTCCCTGATCTCCAAAGACAAGCAGGCCAAACTAGCCACTGCCTAATGTCCACTACAGTGCACCTGCCCAGTTACAGGACCTCTCCCTACTTCACAGACATGGCTTAAGAGTCTTCACCAAGGAGTCCTGCCACGCCAACTACCCTCCTCCCAGGGTCCCAGGGTATATAACTATGGATCTGCACAGGGAAGCCCATCCCACACCATGGCTCCAGGTCTCTGAAGACTGCTAAGCCTGCAGATATGCCCAGTGCCAGCTGGAAGGCGGAGATCCACTCCAGATCCCGTGCCGTCTCAGACTCTGCATACCTGCCCACAGTAGACAATTTCCCCTGAAGACTTCTTCATCTTCTTTAGCTGAGATACAAAATACCAGAAGCGGGACTTGGCAACAACGTGATTGGGTGCAAAGATTCGCATTCGGTAGAGAGGTGGGGTGTGGCATTTGGGGGTGGGCAGGCAGCGGCCCACCACCTTGTATTCTCGAAGCTGAAAGAAAATAGCAGTAAGGCCAGGCTAGCACCCAGTACCAAGCCTGGCAATAGCCAGATACAGGAAACGGATGCAGGGTTCTCCTAGGACCTCCAGCGGGAATTCAGATGTTGTGGATCGTATTCCCAACCAGACCTTCAACCACAAACAAGTTTATGAGTCAGAACAGTGAGGATTCTGGGTGTATTTCAAAATTTCTGATGCGCATTTCAAACCTGCTgtccctccctttctttttcaaGTGGGAAAACTGAGACCTTGATTGGCAGCCTCCTTTCTCAAGCTGTCATCCCTAACTGCTCTGTGATCCCTGAGAGTCACTCTGCAGTTTAGCGATCATGCTCTTCTATCGTGGGGTCTTGAGATTTCGGACAACTCAGGAAAGAACCAGGACAAGAAGCCCTCTGCAACTGTGGGTTCCCTGCAGAACCCTTGTCTACAGGTGTAAAGGTGAGGATGTCTGCCAAGTCCACAAATGGCAACGCAGCCTTTACTGACATAAATGAAAAGTAGCCACAACTTTCCAAGactctgctcctacttcctgctcTGGGCAGATCCACTGGCCTTGTAACCACCCACCTAGGAAGGGAACAATGGAGCTGGCCCACAACTGATCCAGGGAGGAAACCGAGGTTGCAGGTCTGTACCTCACCCGTTCTTTTTTCCCGgaggcagagtcttgctaaatcgcccaggctgacctcgaactcgcgatcctcccacctcagtccTCCGAGCAGCTGGGACTGCAGGCGAGCGCCACCGCGCCCGGCTGGCCGTACGTTTTCCCCGGTGCACTACAGTGCCCCGACTCTGCCCGGCGCGTGCACAGTCCTAAGACCCGAGCTCCTAGTTTGCGCTCGATGTTTGCCATGTCTCCTCCCAGCCACGCCAGGGCAGAAGCGACTGCTATCCCCTACCAGGTTAACTTCGCAGACGGGCAAACTAACGCTCAGAGACTAGAGGAAAGGCCGCGGCACAGCCCCCCACGCTGTGCGACGTGTCCCTTCCCCTGGGAAGCGGACTCGGCCTCCCTGAGCCCTTGCGCCGGCCCAGGCCAAGCGCAGGCCTCCCCACGCGGCGCCCGCACGGCCGCCATGTTGGCAACACCTCGGGGCGTCGGAGCGCGGCCTAGGAGGACCCAGACAGGAGCACGCACCGCCGACTCGGCCTGCGCCACCGACCCGGGCCCCTGGTGCGGTCCGCACCGCGTCCCCCAACCCCAGGCCACACGCGCCCATCTTACCGTGCCCGAGGCCTTCATAGCGCTCTCTCTGCGATCGCCGCCACCCACAAAAGGAAGTTGCTTCCTTCGCGCAGCCGCTCACCATGAGTCCACGGCAGGAAGTCCCGCCCTCTAGAAGCTATGCGCTCATTGGCTTCTTGTCTCGGCGCTCAAGGAGGTCCGCTTCCTCATTGGCTTCGAATCCATCCACCAGTCCCAGCCCGGCCTCGCCTCACCGCGAGACTACATTTCCCAGGTGCAGCGGGCGTCACCTGTTCCGGGGCCGTGACCCAGCGTCGGCGCCAGCGGCGCTCGAAGGGTCTCGTGTGGACTCCAGCGTTCCTTTCCCCACAGAGCCCGGAGGCAGCAGAGCCTACGATGCATTCGTGGGGATTCTTCCAACCTGGCGCCTCTTCTCCCCTTAAGTGCGTTACGGAGGTCTTGAGTCACGTGCCTAAgagttctcatctgtaaaatgggaataaagaTGTTTTTCTCCTATAGATGTTCCACACGAACGTTGATGAAGCGCTGAAATGCTAGTTACTGTTTTGGGAGGTCTGATTCGTGTTTTGTAGTAGCTGGGATTCAAACCCCACCTGTTTGCTCCCGGTTCTCACAGATCCTGGGGGACCCGAGGATGGTGGTGGAGGATATTGGGATTGATCAAGATTCAACCCTTAGGGATGAGGGTGTATCTCGGTGGTAGAACACCTGCCtaatatgcatgaggccctgggtatgATCCCCAGCACAGAAGATCCAGCCCCTGGGTATGATCCCCAAATCCAAGATCCAGCCCCCATCCTTGAAGGGTTTCTGGCTTAGCAGTTTGCTCAGGCAGAAAGAAGTCTCTTTGGCGAAAAGGAAATAACTACAAACAACTTACTGATAACAGGTtataaaataaagcaaagaagaaaaaaaagaggaataagTATTTATTTTCGAGCGGGGGTGGGGCGCGGGCTCCTAGAGGAGATGACACTTGAGCCCCGTgaacatttttcctttttaaattaaaatgtagtAGCAGCTGGAACTGAAGTAGAGCGCTCCCtgtcaccaaaacaaaacaaaaaaaagtaaaaataaaatgaaataattaataaAGGTTTAATTAAGATTCCATACAGTTCATTGAACGTGTACAATCTCCTGGatttagtggtgcacacctgttgtccaagctattcaggaggctgaagcaggaggatcactggaGCCTAaggtttcaaggccagcctgggcagtatGGAAAGTATTGACTCTTTCTATTGGAAATAAATTGTACAATCCAAGGACTTTTAGTACATTCGAAGATGCACTTTCATATATCTTTCATACATGTACAGTTGTGTAAACATCACAACATTAGAATATTTTTACCATCCCCAGAAGAAACCCTTTACCAATAGCTTTCACTCCCCATTCCCTCCCCCAGCCCTAAGcaaatttgcctattctggacattgCACATAATCCTATAAAATGAGGTCAATTGTGATTGGCTTCCTTATGTAGcataatgttttttaaatttttttttttttttaaagagagagtgagagaggagagaggagagagagagagaatttttcaatatttattttttagttatcggcggacacaacatctttgtttgtacgtggtgctgagaatcgaacccgggccacacgcatgccaggccagcgccctaccacttgagccacatccccagccctttaaaatattttttagttgttgatggacctttattttattcatctgtatgtggtgctgagaatctaacccagtgcaccacacatgctaggcaggcgcgCTACTGCTgatccacagccccagccccagcatgtTTTTAAGGTACATTCACATTGGAGCATGGCTCaatacttcattttttaaaacctatttgttctttttaattatacattactgtcgagtgtattttgacatatcatgcatatgtggagtataacttcccattcttgtggttgtacatgatatagagatacactggtcgtgtattcatatgtgaacatagaaaagttatgtctgattcattctacactaaagttatgtctgattcattcataCACTACTATTTGTAGTATGTAACTACAAATGGAATCAATGGGTTCTATGGTAGCTCTGTTTCCTATTGCCATCTACcctcctaattaaaaaaaatatttttggttatagatagatgtgatacctttatttaattaatttatctattttggggtaccagggatggaactcaggggcactcatccctagctgagccacatccccagccctgttttatcttttatctaaagacaagatctcattgagttgcttggagccttgctaagttgctgaggctggctttgaactcgcctcctgcggtgctgagaattgaacccagtgcctcacacatgctagacaagcgctctgccactaatATTGCTAAAAATATTAGATTGTACGAGTACATTATGTTTTGTTTATCTGCTCAACAGTTGggcaatttgttttttttcccccttttggctactgtgaataaagCTGTCAGAACATTTGCATACAACTCTTTGTGTCAACTTGTACCTTCATTTTTCTTGTGTGTGTAACTACAAATGGAATCCACGGGTCCTGCGGTGGCTCTGTTTAACCTTTGATGGCTGCTAGGTTGTTCTTCAAAACACCCGCATCAGGGCtgggcatgtgtgaagcactgggttccatcctcagcaccaccaaaaaccaaataaataaagatactgtgt is part of the Callospermophilus lateralis isolate mCalLat2 chromosome 1, mCalLat2.hap1, whole genome shotgun sequence genome and encodes:
- the Rpl18a gene encoding large ribosomal subunit protein eL20 — its product is MKASGTLREYKVVGRCLPTPKCHTPPLYRMRIFAPNHVVAKSRFWYFVSQLKKMKKSSGEIVYCGQVFEKSPLRVKNFGIWLRYDSRSGTHNMYREYRDLTTAGAVTQCYRDMGARHRARAHSIQIMKVEEIAASKCRRPAVKQFHDSKIKFPLPHRVLRRQHKPRFTTKRPNTFF